TTAAGAAACGCTATCTGGCAGGCTATACCATACTATTAGCGAGGATTGGTGTGTTGATTGCGCGTTAGGGCAACGTCTAGGAAAATAACACATAAGTTGCACATAATTGGCGCTGTGTAAAAACACATTGATCTAGATCTTTTTTATAGTTCAATTCAATCTGGTGCATGGGAGATCAGCGAGTCTGGATTAATCATTGATTTCAGGTTTTCTTTGTTTCAGGATTTAATCCACAACAGGAAACTGTTTCATCAATTGAGACGCTGCCTCTTTTGTTTCCTTCCAGTCACCGGTTTCGTTGGGAACAGCCTTCACAACGACAGTGAAATCGAGTTTCTCGCCTTTCTTGAAGGACTGCCCGTTATTGTGCCGCAGGTAGTATTTGTGATAACGATCGAGGTCCCAGATATGGCTCGCGCTTTTGTTACCGGCGATGACGCGAGGCGTGTAACATAACAAGCCGAGTTGATCTTTCTCATCGTATTGCGCGACCCAGGTCGTATCTTTGGTGACCGCCATTTTCTGAGAATGGGAGAGCGGACCCTGTTCGATTGAACCATCCGGCAGCTGTGCCATCCACTTGGTAGTGGAAGGTGGAAAGCAGTGCATGAAGTAATAGAGTAAATCCAGATCACAGACTTCCAGTGCTTCCATCTCCGTTCGTTCATAAATTTCTGTGTTGGTCAGAATGATCTCGGCACGAACTTTGAACTTCCAGATCGTCGAATCCTTGATGAACTCAATCCGTTTCCCGGTAATCGTTTCCCCAGTTTTCGTGATGGGAACGTCCTTCCCATCCACAATCAATTTGATCCGATGAACCACTTCCCGGCCCCCCTCTTTGTGCCCGGTTCCCCACCACTGAGCCCCTTTGGGCCGCAACACAGTCCCGTAATGGCCGTTATTGAGACCAAATTGATGACCGCGATAGAGGGCATCTCAAAACCTTTTTAATAGTGTAAATAAACACCCAAGAATTACAAAGCTTTCGTAGAGGTAATCGTGATATTCCCAGCGCGTGACAATGCGACGATAGTTGTGGAGCCAGGCAATACTGCGTTCCACAATCCAACGTCGTTTGAAGCGTGGAAGCTTTCGACCATCTTGCGTCGGCGGTTTGACTCTCGATTTTCGATGCGGGCAGATCAGATCGATATTCTTTTCCATCAGCCGTTTGCGCAACGAGTCCGAATCGGCGGCTTTGTCATAAACAAGTCGCTCGGGTTGTCGATTTTGCAATGTGATTTTTTCAAGCAGCGGTTCGATCAGCTTGACTTCGCTACGACGGGCCGATTCTGTGTCGATCGCCACAGGTGTCCCGTGACGATCGACAAAAATCATGACCTTTGTGCCTTTGCCACGACGAGTCGGGCCAACTCTTCTACCCCTTT
This genomic interval from Gimesia alba contains the following:
- a CDS encoding transposase, with the translated sequence MIFVDRHGTPVAIDTESARRSEVKLIEPLLEKITLQNRQPERLVYDKAADSDSLRKRLMEKNIDLICPHRKSRVKPPTQDGRKLPRFKRRWIVERSIAWLHNYRRIVTRWEYHDYLYESFVILGCLFTLLKRF